In Massilistercora timonensis, the following are encoded in one genomic region:
- a CDS encoding extracellular solute-binding protein, with protein sequence MGKGKKAVSVLLVGCMTAAMLLAGCGDSNSSGKTEIEIIQYKMEATDYFDALEEEFNATHDDIHLTIDSPNDASTIMRTRFIREDYPDIIGIGGDINYSYYVDAEILADLSDWEGMADIKQSYIDIAEGLETVPAEGTFIAPYMANAAGILYNKDMFEEYGWEIPATWDELIDLCEEIKAEGILPFYFGFRDTWTCLAPWNAIAVDLAPADVCKQVNRGETTFTEEYREAAEKYIQLMEYGPDDPVAYGYNDACTAFANGESAMYPIGSYAVPQIQSVNPDMNIDSFVMPANDDPEGNTLNSGIDLGFSVTAACENKEAAYEVLDFLYEDDNIQAYIDDQNAIACKEGDYKLGSMLDGMTEYIESGNMTDYQDHYYPSEMAVDAILQTYVIDHDMDGFLARFDKDWARYNRDTIRTVQEYEEEHGSAE encoded by the coding sequence ATGGGAAAGGGGAAAAAGGCAGTAAGCGTACTTTTAGTCGGCTGCATGACGGCCGCCATGCTCCTTGCGGGATGCGGGGACAGCAACAGCAGCGGCAAGACTGAGATCGAGATCATCCAGTACAAGATGGAAGCCACCGACTATTTTGACGCTCTGGAAGAAGAATTTAATGCAACCCATGACGACATTCATCTGACCATTGATTCGCCAAATGATGCGTCCACCATCATGCGGACCCGTTTTATCCGTGAGGATTATCCGGATATCATCGGTATCGGCGGCGATATCAACTATTCCTATTATGTAGACGCGGAGATCCTGGCTGACCTGTCTGACTGGGAGGGGATGGCAGACATCAAGCAGTCCTACATCGACATTGCGGAAGGTCTGGAGACCGTTCCGGCAGAGGGAACCTTTATCGCGCCTTATATGGCCAATGCGGCAGGTATTCTTTACAACAAGGACATGTTTGAGGAGTACGGCTGGGAGATCCCTGCTACCTGGGATGAACTGATAGACCTGTGCGAGGAGATAAAGGCAGAGGGAATCCTTCCCTTCTACTTTGGATTCCGTGACACCTGGACCTGTCTGGCGCCCTGGAATGCCATCGCGGTAGATCTGGCGCCTGCGGACGTGTGCAAGCAGGTGAACCGGGGTGAGACCACCTTCACCGAGGAATACCGGGAGGCAGCGGAGAAATACATCCAGCTTATGGAGTATGGTCCGGACGACCCGGTAGCCTATGGATATAACGACGCATGTACCGCATTTGCCAACGGCGAGTCGGCCATGTACCCGATCGGAAGTTACGCGGTTCCGCAGATCCAGTCCGTAAACCCGGACATGAACATCGACTCTTTCGTAATGCCGGCCAACGACGATCCGGAAGGAAACACCCTGAACTCCGGTATCGACCTTGGATTCAGTGTGACGGCTGCCTGCGAGAACAAGGAAGCCGCTTATGAAGTGCTGGATTTCCTGTATGAGGACGACAACATCCAGGCATATATTGACGACCAGAACGCCATCGCCTGCAAAGAGGGAGATTACAAGCTGGGAAGCATGCTGGACGGTATGACTGAGTACATCGAGTCCGGCAACATGACCGATTATCAGGATCACTACTATCCGTCGGAGATGGCAGTGGACGCCATCCTGCAGACCTATGTGATCGACCATGATATGGACGGATTCCTGGCAAGATTTGATAAGGACTGGGCCCGTTACAACCGTGACACCATCCGCACCGTCCAGGAATACGAAGAAGAACATGGCAGTGCAGAGTAG
- a CDS encoding AraC family transcriptional regulator — translation MSEHIFTMLQNENFIDLVMFQCGWEQCTPAHSCGPIAKSHYLFHYVISGTGTLEAEDSKGVTRHYSIRSGQGFMLFPGQVCSYTADREIPWEYTWLEFDGVRVKEALQVVSLTPGNPVYHSHSKDLRQSMMEEMLYIVHHGKESPYHLLGHGFLFLDYLTRSMAPFQGASSGKIQDFYIKEAVTFIEQNFQNDISVEDIARHCGLNRSYFGTLFRQSLGQTPQEFLIQYRMVKATELLKLTRLSVQDIASAVGYSNPLHFSRAFKKVYGKSPRVWRSEHQTGT, via the coding sequence ATGAGTGAACACATTTTTACCATGCTTCAAAATGAGAATTTTATCGATCTGGTCATGTTCCAGTGCGGCTGGGAACAGTGCACTCCCGCTCACTCCTGCGGGCCCATAGCCAAGTCCCACTATCTGTTCCACTATGTGATCTCCGGCACCGGCACTCTGGAAGCAGAAGATTCAAAAGGGGTTACCCGGCATTACTCCATCCGCTCCGGTCAGGGCTTCATGCTGTTCCCCGGCCAGGTGTGTTCCTACACGGCAGACCGGGAGATCCCCTGGGAATATACCTGGCTGGAATTCGATGGCGTCCGGGTGAAAGAAGCTCTGCAGGTGGTCAGCCTTACCCCCGGCAATCCGGTCTATCACAGCCATTCCAAGGATCTGCGCCAGAGTATGATGGAAGAGATGCTCTACATTGTCCACCATGGCAAAGAATCCCCCTACCATCTCCTGGGCCACGGCTTTCTGTTCCTGGATTACCTGACCCGCTCCATGGCTCCCTTTCAGGGCGCTTCCAGCGGGAAGATCCAGGACTTCTATATCAAAGAAGCCGTCACCTTCATTGAACAGAACTTCCAAAATGATATATCCGTGGAAGACATCGCCCGGCACTGCGGCCTGAACCGCAGCTACTTCGGCACCCTCTTCCGCCAGTCCCTGGGGCAGACTCCTCAGGAGTTCCTGATCCAGTACCGGATGGTCAAAGCCACGGAACTTCTGAAGCTTACCCGGCTCTCCGTCCAGGATATCGCAAGCGCCGTCGGGTACAGCAATCCCCTTCATTTTTCCCGGGCTTTCAAGAAAGTATACGGTAAATCCCCCCGGGTATGGAGATCCGAACATCAAACGGGGACGTAG
- a CDS encoding HAD family hydrolase, giving the protein MAYDIFLFDLDGTLTDSSLGITNSVIYALKKYGITVEDRRSLYRFIGPPLTDSFRDFYGFSEEKALEAVRFYREYYRDKGIFENRVYEGMEETLKELKNRGKRLIVATSKPEPFARRIIDHFGLAPYFEYVAGMELDGGRGTKAEVIAYALKACGIGDRSGAVMVGDREHDVDGARKEGLPCIGVLYGFGSREELEKAGAERIISRPEELCDLI; this is encoded by the coding sequence ATGGCATATGATATTTTTTTGTTCGACCTGGACGGAACTCTGACAGATTCTTCTCTTGGCATTACCAACTCAGTGATCTACGCATTGAAAAAGTACGGGATCACGGTGGAGGACCGGCGCAGCCTGTATCGGTTTATCGGTCCGCCGCTTACCGATTCCTTCCGGGACTTTTATGGATTTTCAGAAGAGAAGGCGCTTGAAGCGGTGAGATTTTACCGGGAATATTATCGGGACAAAGGGATCTTCGAGAACCGGGTATACGAGGGGATGGAAGAGACGCTGAAAGAGCTGAAGAACCGGGGAAAGCGGCTTATCGTGGCCACTTCCAAGCCGGAGCCCTTTGCCCGGCGGATCATCGACCATTTTGGACTGGCTCCTTATTTTGAATATGTGGCCGGTATGGAACTGGACGGCGGACGGGGAACAAAGGCAGAAGTGATCGCCTATGCGCTGAAAGCCTGTGGAATTGGAGACAGGTCCGGAGCAGTGATGGTAGGAGACCGGGAGCATGACGTGGACGGCGCCAGGAAGGAAGGCCTGCCCTGTATCGGCGTTTTGTATGGATTTGGCAGCAGGGAAGAACTGGAGAAAGCCGGCGCGGAACGGATCATATCCAGGCCGGAAGAATTGTGTGATTTGATCTGA